From one Melospiza melodia melodia isolate bMelMel2 chromosome 4, bMelMel2.pri, whole genome shotgun sequence genomic stretch:
- the REP15 gene encoding rab15 effector protein, giving the protein MWERPPPAEKMGQKVSQEDNQENKAETLVICEVFSQGVLHASQRLKDYLGFVDPQSKFQPATNTLSEIFLVNFIGFCVGKGMEERIMTSKMTKQQSSLFGVDWIWTLCGSDKQIKLQIAVQALQPAELLQGEGAAEDCCREAALADECFQNMSRFEKLAQFCRLVGRDCLGLFVVFGVPGKPKDIRGVLLDSVAKEEQKCRLSGRNALRQFVTSTDSSLPAKDMLENCLGTKSRLKDVGNVYINFV; this is encoded by the coding sequence ATGTGGGAACGACCTCCTCCAGCAGAGAAGATGGGCCAGAAGGTCTCCCAGGAGGACAACCAGGAGAACAAGGCTGAAACGCTGGTCATCTGTGAAGTCTTCAGCCAGGGTGTGCTCCATGCATCTCAAAGGCTGAAGGACTACCTGGGTTTTGTGGATCCTCAAAGCAAATTCCAGCCGGCCACGAACACGCTGAGCGAGATCTTCCTGGTCAACTTCATCGGCTTCTGCGTGGGAAAGGGCATGGAGGAGCGGATCATGACCAGCAAAATGACCAAGCAGCAGTCCTCCCTGTTCGGAGTGGACTGGATCTGGACTCTGTGTGGGTCTGACAAGCAGATCAAGCTGCAGATCGCCGTGCAGGCCCTGCAGCCGGCCGAGCTCTTGCAGGGCGAGGGCGCTGCCGAGGATTGCTGCCGGGAGGCCGCGCTGGCCGACGAGTGCTTCCAGAACATGAGCAGGTTTGAGAAGCTGGCCCAGTTCTGCCGCCTGGTGGGACGGGACTGCCTGGGCTTGTTCGTGGTGTTCGGCGTGCCAGGGAAGCCCAAGGACATCCGAGGAGTCCTGCTGGACAGCGTTGCCAAGGAGGAGCAGAAATGCCGCCTGTCGGGCAGGAATGCGCTGCGGCAATTCGTCACCAGCACTGACAGCTCCCTGCCCGCAAAAGACATGCTGGAAAATTGCCTGGGCACCAAAAGCAGGCTGAAGGATGTGGGCAACGTGTACATAAACTTTGTgtga